In Bombyx mori chromosome 11, ASM3026992v2, one genomic interval encodes:
- the LOC101739089 gene encoding N-alpha-acetyltransferase 60, giving the protein MAGFSWYLSEGFQVIIEKSKDKKCSLKDVQLRFLCPDDLEEVRSLCRDWFPIEYPQSWYEDITSSDRFFALAAVYKNQIIGLIVAEIKPYLKLNAEDRGILSRWFASKDTLVAYILSLGVVRSHRRSGVATMLLDVLINHLSGPVPQPPHEHRVKAIFLHVLTTNNEAILFYEHKRFLLHSFLPYYYSIKGRCKDGFTYVYYVNGGHAPWSLIDYMKFMARTAWRGGGLYPWLWGKLRAALTIAWHSFTSSSNTVKFRGAVFKQ; this is encoded by the exons ATGGCTGGGTTTAGCTG GTATCTGTCTGAAGGCTTCCAAGTTATAATTGAGAAGTCTAAAGACAAGAAATGCTCTCTAAAAGATGTACAATTACGTTTCTTGTGCCCTGATGATTTAGAAGAG GTTAGGTCTCTGTGCAGAGACTGGTTTCCTATCGAATACCCGCAGTCTTGGTATGAAGACATCACATCCTCGGACAGGTTCTTCGCGCTCGCGGCAGTGTACAAGAACCAGATCATAGGTCTCATTGTTGCCGAAATAAAACCTTATTTAAAACTGAATGCCGAAGACAGAGGTATCTTGTCGAGATGGTTCGCTTCCAAGGATACATTAGTTGCTTATATATTGTCATTGG GAGTGGTGCGTTCGCACCGTCGTTCAGGGGTGGCAACGATGCTGCTCGATGTTCTGATCAACCACCTGTCGGGGCCGGTGCCCCAGCCGCCGCACGAACATCGAGTCAAGGCTATATTTCTGCACGTCCTCACGACCAACAACGAGGCTATACTGTTTTATGAACACAAAAg ATTCCTTCTACACTCGTTTCTTCCGTACTACTACTCGATAAAGGGCCGTTGTAAAGACGGTTTCACATACGTGTACTATGTGAACGGGGGCCACGCGCCGTGGAGCCTCATCGACTACATGAAGTTCATGGCTCGGACAGCGTGGAGGGGCGGAGGCCTATATCCGTGGCTGTGGGGGAAACTGAGAGCGGCGCTCACTATAGCGTGGCACAG TTTTACGTCGTCTTCGAATACTGTAAAATTTAGGGGTGCGGTATTTAAGCAGTAA